In Oryza brachyantha chromosome 1, ObraRS2, whole genome shotgun sequence, the following are encoded in one genomic region:
- the LOC102701503 gene encoding indole-3-pyruvate monooxygenase YUCCA1, translating into MDNKPAQERRETRVPGAVIVGAGPSGLAAAACLAARGVPATVLERSDSLASSWRHRMYDRLTLHLPKRFCELPLLPFPEEYPTYPSKDQFVAYMEAYAAAVGVAPRFGASVEEAAFDAAVGAWRVRLACGEVVMARWLVVATGENAEPRLPDFPGMQKFAGCVMHTSEYKSGEQFAGKKVLVVGCGNSGMEVSLDLCRHSAHPSMVVRNTVHVLPREMFGLSTFGIAMALLRWLPVQLVDRFLLTAAHLILGNTGQLGLRRPKTGPIELKNLTGRTPVLDVGTLDHIKSGKIKVVGAVKEMTGQGVRFADGKEEQFDAIILATGYRSNVPSWLKDGGDLFTRDGISKVPFPNSWRGRNGLYTVGFTQRGLLGTSSDALNVAKDIHYQWRERGRSAINVLEIGSSSF; encoded by the exons ATGGACAACAAGCCGGCGCAAGAACGCCGGGAGACGCGGGTCCCGGGCGCCGTCATCGTCGGCGCGGGCCCGTCGGggctcgccgcggccgcgtgcCTCGCGGCGCGGGGCGTGCCGGCGACGGTGCTCGAGCGGTCCGACTCGCTGGCGTCCTCGTGGCGCCACCGCATGTACGACCGTCTCACGCTCCACCTGCCCAAGCGCTTCTGCGAGCTGCCGCTCCTCCCGTTCCCGGAGGAGTACCCTACGTACCCGTCCAAGGACCAGTTCGTGGCGTACATGGAGGCGTACGCCGCGGCCGTGGGCGTCGCGCCGCGATTCGGCGCCAGCGTCGAGGAGGCCGCGTTCGACGCTGCCGTCGGCGCATGGAGGGTGCGTCTCGCCTGCGGGGAGGTGGTCATGGCACGGTGGCTTGTCGTCGCGACGGGGGAGAACGCTGAGCCGCGGCTGCCGGACTTCCCTGGCATGCAGAAGTTTGCCGGGTGTGTCATGCATACTTCCGAGTACAAGTCCGGCGAGCAGTTCGCCGGGAAGAAGGTGTTGGTCGTGGGATGCGGGAATTCCGGCATGGAAGTGAGCTTGGATTTGTGCCGGCATAGTGCCCATCCCTCCATGGTGGTGCGCAACACG GTGCATGTCCTACCAAGGGAGATGTTTGGTCTCTCCACGTTTGGCATCGCCATGGCTCTGCTCCGTTGGCTACCGGTTCAGCTCGTCGACCGGTTCCTCCTCACGGCGGCACACCTCATCCTCGGCAACACGGGGCAGCTCGGCCTGAGGCGGCCCAAGACTGGGCCCATCGAGCTCAAGAACCTCACCGGCCGGACACCCGTACTGGACGTTGGGACGCTAGACCACATCAAATCCGGCAAAATTAAG GTAGTGGGAGCAGTGAAGGAGATGACGGGGCAAGGGGTCAGGTTCGCAGATGGTAAGGAGGAGCAGTTCGACGCAATAATACTCGCCACAGGCTACAGGAGCAACGTGCCATCCTGGCTCAAG GATGGCGGTGACTTGTTCACGAGGGATGGCATATCCAAGGTCCCCTTCCCTAACAGCTGGAGAGGGCGTAATGGTCTCTACACAGTCGGATTCACGCAGCGGGGGCTCCTCGGCACGTCGTCGGACGCCCTCAACGTCGCCAAAGATATACATTACCAATGGAGAGAAAGAGGCCGGTCTGCTATTAATGTACTTGAAATAGGCAGCTCTTCTTTTTGA
- the LOC102705670 gene encoding molybdate transporter 2, whose amino-acid sequence MASSAGDPLLPGEDGDGRRRFLPSNIRLKTSVWSELGGAVGDLGTYIPIVLALSLASHLDLGTTLIFTALYNFATGLLFGIPMPVQPMKSIAAVALSSAHLTIPQIMSAGLAVAAILLFLGVTGLMTAIYRFLPLPVVRGVQLSQGLSFAFTAVKYIRYEQDFSRSSSASTSVQRPLLGLDGLVLALAALLFIILTTGSGDDDDVNRDGTNRRRRSCSRVPAALIVFALGLVLCFVRDPSIVQGLRFGPAPLGIVKITWDDFKIGFWEAAVPQLPLSVLNSVIAVCKLSSDLFPERAELSPARVSVSIGLMNFVGCWFGAMPCCHGAGGLAGQYRFGGRSGASVVFLAIGKLVLGLVFGNSFVTILGQFPIGILGVMLLFSGIELAMASRDMGSKEESFVMLVCAGVSLTGSSAALGFISGIVLYLLLRSREVDIGGVVGRWGAGRRQSADKTFEDGNGDA is encoded by the coding sequence ATGGCGTCCTCCGCCGGCGATCCGCTCCTCCccggcgaggacggcgacggccgccgtAGGTTCCTCCCGTCCAACATACGCCTCAAGACGTCGGTATGGTCGGAGCTGGGCGGCGCGGTGGGCGACCTGGGCACCTACATCCCCATCGTGCTGGCGCTGTCCCTCGCGTCCCACCTCGACCTCGGCACCACGCTCATCTTCACCGCGCTCTACAACTTCGCCACCGGCCTCCTCTTCGGCATCCCCATGCCCGTACAGCCCATgaagtccatcgccgccgtcgcgctctcCTCCGCGCACCTCACCATCCCGCAGATCATGTccgccggcctcgccgtcgccgccatcctcctcttcctcggtGTCACCGGGCTCATGACCGCCATCTACCGtttcctcccccttcccgTCGTGCGCGGCGTCCAGCTCTCGCAGGGCCTCTCCTTCGCCTTCACGGCGGTCAAGTACATCCGCTACGAGCAGGACTTCTCCCGTTCCTCCTCTGCTTCCACATCCGTGCAGCGCCCTCTCCTCGGGCTCGACGGCCTTGTCCTTGCGCTCGCCGCGCTACTGTTCATAATCCTCACCAccggctccggcgacgacgacgatgtcAACAGGGACGGCACgaaccgccgccgtcgctcctGCAGCCGTGTCCCGGCGGCGCTAATCGTGTTCGCGCTCGGCTTGGTGCTCTGCTTTGTTCGTGACCCGTCCATCGTGCAGGGTCTCCGCTTTGGGCCGGCGCCGTTGGGAATTGTCAAGATAACGTGGGACGACTTCAAGATCGGGTTCTGGGAGGCCGCCGTGCCGCAGCTCCCGCTGTCTGTGCTGAACTCGGTGATCGCCGTGTGCAAGCTGTCGTCGGATCTGTTCCCGGAGCGCGCCGAGCTCTCGCCGGCGAGGGTGTCGGTGAGCATCGGGCTCATGAATTTCGTGGGATGCTGGTTCGGCGCCATGCCGTGCTGCCACGGCGCAGGCGGGCTGGCAGGGCAGTACCGGTTCGGTGGCCGGAGCGGCGCGTCCGTGGTGTTCCTGGCCATCGGCAAGCTGGTGCTCGGTCTGGTGTTCGGCAACTCGTTCGTGACGATCCTGGGCCAGTTCCCTATAGGGATACTGGGCGTTATGCTGCTCTTCTCCGGGATCGAGCTCGCCATGGCGTCGCGCGACATGGGGAGCAAGGAGGAGTCGTTCGTCATGCTGGTCTGCGCTGGCGTGTCGCTCACAGGCTCGAGTGCGGCGCTGGGCTTCATCTCCGGAATTGTGCTGTACCTGCTGCTGCGCTCGAGGGAGGTGGACATCGGAGGAGTGGTCGGTCGCTGGGGCGCGGGACGGCGGCAATCCGCGGACAAGACCTTTGAAGATGGGAATGGAGATGCTTGA
- the LOC102705956 gene encoding LOW QUALITY PROTEIN: pentatricopeptide repeat-containing protein At1g11290, chloroplastic-like (The sequence of the model RefSeq protein was modified relative to this genomic sequence to represent the inferred CDS: inserted 1 base in 1 codon; deleted 1 base in 1 codon): MRYLYFRGNTSQARPSRHHLLAYFDACASRAHLVELHGQLVRAHLASDSFVASRLIAFLASPAARHDMHYARKVFDRMAQPSVFVWNCMIRGYNSCGAPADALALFRAMRWRGVSPDNYTMAALVSVSAAFAGSTSWRSTGNAVHALVRRIGFTSDVFVMSGLVNFYGALRSVEEASKVFKEMYERDVVSWTSMISALARCGQWDKVLRFLSEMQAEGINPNKVTIISVLSACAQTQAVDKGRWVYNQVGRYGIEADVDIRNALISMYAKCGCLSDALEAFQDIPARYTKSWNTLIDGFVQNHEHKEALIFFEEMMLHGVAPDSITLVSVLSACAQLGDLQKGRHVHSYIQDNGICCDNILTNSLINMYAKCGDMTAAEKIFQTMKKKDAVSWTVMVCGYVKGQQFRLAFNLFEEMKIAEVVAHXMALVSLLSACSQLGALDKGRDIHSYIEEKNVAKDLCLESALLDMYAKCGCIGTAAEIFRKMEHKQTLLWNLIIGGLASNGHGEEAVELFDQMLKLRDPKPDGITLKAVLGACAHVGMVDEGLHYFYLMSSLGISPDVEHYGCIVDLLGRAGLLDEAFHFNKKMPIEPNSVIWGSLLAACRVHHRMDLGKVIGQHIVNLAPNDVGAHVLVSNLHADKSQWDDVELVRGLMGTRGIQKAPGHSSIQVEPS; the protein is encoded by the exons ATGCGTTACCTCTACTTCCGCGGCAACACAAGCCAGGCTCGCCCTtcccgccaccacctcctcgccTACTTCGACGCCTGCGCCTCGCGGGCCCACCTGGTGGAGCTCCACGGCCAGCTCGTCCGGGCCCACCTCGCCTCCGACAGCTTCGTCGCCAGCCGGCTCATCGCCTTCCTCGCGTCGCCTGCGGCAAGGCATGACATGCACTACGCACGCAAGGTGTTCGACCGAATGGCCCAACCGAGCGTGTTCGTGTGGAACTGCATGATTAGAGGGTACAACAGCTGCGGCGCTCCTGCGGATGCATTGGCGTTGTTCAGGGCTATGCGTTGGAGGGGAGTCTCTCCTGATAATTACACTATGGCAGCGCTCGTGTCGGTGAGTGCTGCCTTCGCTGGCTCGACGTCGTGGCGATCAACTGGGAACGCAGTTCATGCACTGGTTCGGAGGATTGGGTTTACATCGGATGTATTTGTCATGTCGggtcttgttaatttttatggTGCCTTGAGAAGTGTTGAAGAAGCAAGCAAGGTTTTTAAGGAAATGTATGAGAGGGATGTGGTGTCTTGGACCTCAATGATATCAGCTTTGGCACGGTGTGGTCAGTGGGACAAGGTGCTAAGGTTTCTTTCTGAGATGCAAGCAGAAGGCATTAATCCCAATAAAGTCACGATTATAAGCGTACTTTCTGCTTGTGCCCAAACACAGGCTGTTGATAAAGGCCGCTGGGTGTACAATCAGGTTGGTAGATATGGTATCGAGGCTGATGTGGATATCAGGAATGCACTCATAAGCATGTATGCGAAATGTGGATGCTTGTCTGATGCTTTGGAAGCATTTCAGGACATTCCTGCAAGATATACTAAATCATGGAACACGTTGATAGATGGCTTTGTGCAAAACCATGAGCACAAAGAagcattaatattttttgaagagATGATGTTGCATGGAGTAGCTCCCGATAGTATAACACTTGTAAGTGTCTTATCGGCATGTGCTCAACTTGGTGATTTGCAGAAAGGGAGGCATGTTCACAGTTATATCCAAGATAATGGGATCTGTTGTGACAATATCCTTACAAATTCTTTGATCAACATGTATGCCAAATGTGGTGACATGACTGCAGCTGAAAAGATTTTTCAaactatg aaaaaaaaggatgctGTGTCCTGGACTGTTATGGTATGTGGTTATGTGAAGGGACAACAATTTAGATTGGCTTTTAACCTATTTGAAGAGATGAAGATTGCAGAAGTTGTGGCAC GAATGGCACTTGTTAGTCTCCTTTCTGCTTGTTCACAGTTGGGAGCACTTGATAAAGGAAGGGACATACACTCTTATATAGAAGAGAAGAATGTAGCCAAAGACTTGTGCCTAGAAAGTGCCTTATTGGATATGTATGCAAAATGTGGCTGCATTGGCACTGCTGCTGagatatttagaaaaatggAGCATAAGCAAACCCTCTTGTGGAATCTCATAATTGGAGGTCTTGCAAGCAATGGACATGGAGAAGAGGCAGTGGAGCTCTTTGACCAAATGCTGAAGTTACGAGATCCAAAACCAGATGGTATTACTCTTAAGGCAGTTCTTGGTGCCTGTGCACATGTAGGAATGGTTGATGAAGGTCTCCATTACTTCTATTTGATGTCCAGCCTTGGTATTTCCCCTGATGTTGAGCATTACGGTTGCATAGTAGACCTACTGGGCAGAGCTGGTTTGCTAGATGAAGCATTTCACTTTAACAAGAAGATGCCAATAGAGCCAAATTCTGTAATTTGGGGATCACTTCTTGCAGCTTGTAGAGTTCATCACAGAATGGATCTAGGAAAGGTAATTGGACAACATATTGTCAATTTAGCTCCTAATGACGTGGGAGCGCATGTGCTTGTTTCAAACTTACATGCTGACAAAAGTCAATGGGACGATGTCGAGCTTGTTAGAGGACTAATGGGAACTAGGGGTATACAGAAGGCACCTGGTCACAGTTCCATCCAAGTAGAACCTTCATAA